From one Streptomyces sp. N50 genomic stretch:
- a CDS encoding glutamate synthase subunit beta, with protein MADPKGFLNHGREVAKSRPVDVRLKDWNEVYVPGSLLPIIGKQASRCMDCGIPFCHNGCPLGNLIPEWNDYAYREDWTAASERLHATNNFPEFTGRLCPAPCEAACVLGINQPPVTIKNVEVSIIDKAWETGDVAPQAPERLSGKTVAVIGSGPAGLAAAQQLTRAGHTVAVYERADRIGGLLRYGIPEFKMEKRHINRRIEQMRAEGTRFRTGIEIGVDLKATDLRKRYDAVVIAAGSTTARDLPVPGRELTGVYQAMEYLPLSNKVQEGDYVTAPVSAEGKHVVVIGGGDTGADCVGTAHRQGAASVTQLEIMPRPGDERNAVAQPWPTFPMLYKVTSAHEEGGERVYSVNTTHFEGDEDGNVQWLHLVEVEFVEGKLTQKPGTERKIPAQLVTLAMGFTGTDRENGLVDQFALGLDERGNIARDADFQTNVPGVFVAGDAGRGQSLIVWAIAEGRSAARGVDRFLTGASELPAPIRPTDRALMV; from the coding sequence ATGGCTGACCCGAAGGGCTTTCTGAACCACGGGCGCGAGGTCGCCAAGTCCCGCCCCGTGGACGTCCGGTTGAAGGACTGGAACGAGGTCTACGTCCCCGGTTCGCTGCTGCCGATCATCGGCAAGCAGGCCAGCCGGTGCATGGACTGCGGTATCCCGTTCTGCCACAACGGCTGTCCGCTGGGGAACCTGATCCCCGAGTGGAACGACTACGCGTACCGCGAGGACTGGACGGCGGCGTCGGAGCGCCTCCACGCCACCAACAACTTCCCTGAGTTCACCGGGCGGTTGTGCCCGGCTCCCTGCGAGGCGGCCTGTGTGCTGGGCATCAACCAGCCGCCGGTCACCATCAAGAACGTCGAGGTCTCCATCATCGACAAGGCGTGGGAGACGGGCGACGTCGCCCCGCAGGCTCCCGAGCGCCTCTCCGGCAAGACCGTCGCGGTCATCGGCTCGGGCCCGGCGGGCCTCGCCGCCGCGCAGCAGCTCACGCGGGCGGGCCACACGGTCGCGGTGTACGAGCGCGCGGACCGCATCGGCGGCCTCCTGCGCTACGGCATCCCCGAGTTCAAGATGGAGAAGCGGCACATCAACCGCCGTATCGAGCAGATGCGCGCGGAGGGCACCCGCTTCCGTACGGGCATCGAGATCGGCGTCGACCTCAAGGCCACCGACCTCCGCAAGCGCTACGACGCGGTCGTCATCGCCGCCGGCTCCACCACCGCGCGTGATCTCCCCGTCCCCGGGCGGGAGTTGACCGGCGTCTACCAGGCGATGGAGTACCTGCCCCTCTCGAACAAGGTCCAGGAAGGCGACTACGTCACCGCCCCGGTCTCGGCCGAGGGCAAGCACGTCGTCGTCATCGGCGGCGGCGACACCGGCGCGGACTGTGTCGGTACGGCGCACCGCCAAGGCGCCGCGTCCGTCACGCAGTTGGAGATCATGCCCCGCCCGGGCGACGAGCGGAACGCGGTCGCGCAGCCTTGGCCGACCTTCCCGATGCTCTACAAGGTGACCTCCGCGCACGAGGAGGGCGGTGAGCGGGTCTACTCCGTCAACACCACCCACTTCGAGGGCGACGAGGACGGCAACGTCCAGTGGCTGCACCTCGTCGAGGTCGAGTTCGTCGAGGGCAAGCTGACCCAGAAGCCCGGCACCGAGCGCAAGATCCCGGCCCAACTGGTCACGCTGGCCATGGGGTTCACCGGCACCGACCGCGAGAACGGCCTGGTCGACCAGTTCGCCCTGGGCCTCGACGAGCGCGGCAACATCGCCCGCGACGCCGACTTCCAGACCAACGTCCCCGGCGTCTTCGTCGCCGGCGACGCGGGCCGCGGCCAGTCCCTCATCGTCTGGGCCATCGCGGAGGGCCGCTCGGCCGCCCGCGGAGTCGACCGCTTCCTGACCGGGGCCAGCGAACTGCCGGCCCCGATCCGGCCGACGGACCGGGCGTTGATGGTCTGA